GGTTTTGAGGCTGGGTCCACTTCCCTACCAGTCTATGACGGCAAGTTTCTGGCCAGGGTAGAAAGAGTCGTTGTAGTTTCCATGAACTACAGGACTGGTGCATTAGGATTTTTGGCTTTGCCAGGAAACCAGGAAGCTCCTGGAAACGCAGGTTTATTTGATCAAAGACTGGCACTTCAGTGGGTCCAGGAGAACATAGCAGCATTTGGAGGCAATCCAAAAAGTGTGACTATATTTGGAGAGAGCGCTGGCTCGGCTTCTGTCAGCTACCATATCCTTTCTCCTAAAAGCCATCCTTTATTCACAAGAGCCATCATGCAAAGTGGATCTGCGAATGCCCCTTGGGCTGCAATAACAGCATCTGAAGCCAGAAACAGAACAGTGACTTTAGCTAAACAACTCCAGTGTCCCACCGGCAATGAGACAGAGCTAATTCTCTGCCTCCGAGACAAGGACCCAAAGGATATATTGGAGAATGAAGTTTTTGTTGTAACATACAACTctcttttacaaatatatttttgtccAACTGTGGATGGCGATTTTCTCTCAGACATGCCAGAAAGGTTGATTGAGAATGGCCTTTTCAAACAAACACAGATCTTAGTCGGTGTTAATAAAGATGAAGGATCAGCATTTCTAGCATATGGAGTCCCTGGCTTCAGCAAGGATAGTGATGGTTTGATcaataaaacagaatttgaagCAGCTTTAACTCTGTCCTTCCCAGAAGCAAGCAAACTTGCAATAGAATCGATCATTTTTCAGTACACAGACTGGGAAAATGAGCACAAGCCAGAACATTACTGTGATGCCATGGATGATGTTATTGGTGACTACAATATAATCTGTCCTGCAATGGAATTCACCAAAAAATTTGCACAACAAGGACACAACgccttcttttatttctttgaacatCGATCCTCAAAACTCCCTTGGCCAGAGTGGATGGGAGTAATGCATGGTTATGAGATCGAGTTTGTGTTTGGATTGCCCCTAGAAAGAAGAGTGAATTACACCAAAGCTGAAGAAATCTTAAGCCGGTCCATGCTGAGATATTGGGCAACTTTTGCGAAAACTGGGTAAGTTTGTTTGATTGGTCAGATGTTTGTTGTTTCACAGGCAGAAAAAGCTTAACTGTTTTGGTGGTGATTCGAAGCCTGATGATAATGATGAGGAAGGATTAATTGTTCCGCTATCTAGAATTCCTATTTTAGTTCTGATAAAAACACCATCTTAGTAAAATAAACTGTTGATGCGTATCTCACTGTATCGGATGAGCTTAAGAAAACAGTGTGTATCCACCcacaaaagcaaatacaaaatatttttttgccatGGCAGCTGTTGTTACAAAGGAAGGTAATGGTTTCAAGttttagaaacaaattatttcaaattctggGAAAGAATTCCAACAGTAGAAGTAGGAGCAAAAAGCCCAATTTCCTTTAAGATGTAATTTGCTCAGAACATGCAGGTGTATAATATGGAGGTGTATTATGTTCACATGATGAAGTGATTGGGATTGCAGGATGTTCTTTTCAGAAAGCCTCTCTTCCCATGTGTACTGCAAGTATAATCCTGGGTTTCACTGAAGCTGATGACAAATCACTTGCTATTTCCATTAGACTCATCTTTAAGTGAAATATGTCCTAGCCTGTATAAGAAGCAAATAAGCATGTTTCATTTGGATGTTTGAAACGGATCAAATACAAGCCCTCATTCAGTCTATTTAGCTGGCATCCAAGAGAAGGGAGACAGCCCTTGCTCTGCtcggcagggctgtggggctctCAATACAATATTcagtctgaaatgaaaacatttcagtgcGGTAAGAAAAACAGCCACTACTACCGTCATGTATCACAGTCTCAAGGCTGCGAGGCTGATGGGATGGGGAGGTATCTTGTCTTCTCAGAAGCTTGGTTTGTGCTCTCTCCTGAGAAaatgatatatataaaaatctgtacCTGTGAGAACATACAACTAAGCActtaattcacattttaaaaatgtttaattaacttAAATTATAAAATCCTGTATTAATTTTACTTCCATGGTGGACTTTTCCTTTGATTTGTGAAGGATATATGTAAATTTGTAAAGACTGAAATCAACTTTGGAACAAgatctaattatttttcttaatagatTAGAAATCAGAGGAGACCGCTGTGCTCATTTAGTCCATATAACCTTGTACATAACACAGAACACAGGTAGGACTTAAACACTTCCAGTGATGAAAAATCTAGAACAAACATTGGTAGGTTGTTCTAAAGCTTAATTCCACTTAAAACATTATAGTTATAAAAGGAAGCTTTGTGTCTGGTCTGAATTTGTCTATTCTACTTCTATGTTTTCCAGGTGCTATATTTTGTTTGACAATTTCTAAGCTTTATATTATGATTTGTGTTCCATATAGAGATAATTCTAGGCTCTATTCAAATAacacttaatctttttttttttggttaaataaaACAGGTTATACTCTGGAGGCTTTCACTATAATGCATTTTTTCAAGTCCTTAAATAACTATACATCTTCTCTAAAACTGTGAATCATCAACACCTTGTTGGAACTTTCCATGTTGGAATTAAACCCTGTCGTTCCCAAAGAGTCCTAATTACAGGTGCCATCCATCCCCTCTAGTTCAACCTGATATTGCCCTGTTCACTCATGGGAGGAAAGTACTATTTGCCTTGGCCATGGTGTTATTCTAGGAGCTGCTGTGTGCCTGCCCGGGCACGGGCTCTGGGATCTGCCCCGACACCGCGGTCCCCAATTCTGCAGCGGCTCTGCTTCGGCTCTGCAACCCGCTGCGCTGGGTGGCTGGCACCGACCCGCGGGCACCCCGGCTGCTGCCCGAGCCCTGCGTGGTCCCTTCACATTACACTCCAAGGTGAACTGACAGCTTCTTTTTTATACgcatcctttttttaaacagatttgctTATCAATAGATGGGAGTGATTCTTTGCCTTGATATGTAGAAATATTAATTACATTAACAAGTTCTATCCCCTTTACATGTTGGagcctgtaatatttttttttttaccataaggGAAGAGCATATTAAAACTCAGAAAATGACTATACAGATAATTATACTCACCAATGCATAATGTCTCAATACAAGTCTTATTCTTGTAAAATTTAATCTAAAATTTAATCTATGAgctcttcctgcttctctttttgcTCGGAGCCTGATGACACCACTCCATATGAATTTGGTGTGAAAGACTGTGGCACAGAGAAAAGCATTCAGCAGGGACGTATGTTCTGGAATTGAGCCGCGCGGTTGATTTATCAATGCCAAAAATGCATCTGATAGATTCCCAGGGTGAAGTCTGCACAATGAGGTCAGGTAAAGCTTGGTAACAATTCCTGCATCATGAAGACATGCTATGACAACACTGCTTTGAAACTGGTGTCATTAGGCCCTTAGTGGAGAGCAAACTGAGTGAATGCTCCTTATTACATACGGCAGCTTTACAGCCTGCCCTACAGGAGTCTGCAATCAGGATCTCACACCAGAGATAATGGATCTTTCCATTAAACAGAACTATTTCTTAGtaggaaaagagaaattcaggTCTATATTAGATTTTCCACACTAATACTTACATTTTTGTGAACTATTACTTTCCACTggattacatatatatattaacaatacgtattatatatattttatgtctatataagtatttaaaaatatatcaaatatataCAATGTATTatacattatataaaaatatatttacatataaaatataaatttatatatctatatctatttaaaaatataaacatatttaaaatagtttatatatttatctatatctaaatatagatacatatataaaatctCAATTACCTGCTGTGCAAAATAGAGTACACTGTCCCTGTCACTGTAGCTAGTTAAAATTAGACAACATAGGGTACATCCAGGTTCAAGTTTATAGAGGACAATCCCATCATCTAGTCTGATTATCATTCGCACTATAATTAGATTAGCCTACAGGTCGAATTTCAAGTGGTTTCCACAGCAAACAGCAAATAAtccctccctctgcttccacCACAAATATCAAAACCATCACTATTAGGGTAGACAATATAATCGTGCAATTTATGTACCAGTAAAAGATCAGATCGGTATTAACCCACTATGTGACACTTTCCTCAGTGTCCGGAACACAGATCCCTTAGGCGCTGTAACACATTATTCATAGTGTACAATAAGTggggaaataataaaaattgttaaTAATTCCAAAAGTAATAGCTGATCCTTGTTTTCCTGGCACCTTTGAGCACACGGTAAACATTTATAAAGAACTGGGGAAGCCCCACTTGACGTAATGTTTATAGTAAACTCTGGCATGATCAAAGGGCAAACATTTGAGGGGAAAATTACTTTACCATTTATGTCTCCAGTAGATGAggagaaaataagcaaaagatgaaaatcagaaatattgTACAGCACAATTTTTAGTGAGGGCGTTTGACCTAATATTCTAATGTGCAGACGTACAAAAGCgtgagggagggaagagcagccTGCAGAGAAAAGGAGATAGAGTAGAGACaacaaaagctgaaagaaatcGGTTTTCTCCTGGTACTTTCTGGTTGGGAGGACGGAGAGGTGGCTCAGCCCACCAcatgcagagctgtttctcaTGAGGGGTCTTCATACTTTGACCCTAATGATCTCTGGTTTTCATTCTTACATGAGCATTAGGAATAAAAATGGTGATATAAAAAGTCAAAGGTATGCCCTGTAGGAACATGTTCTGTTTCTTAGAAATACCTAATGTCAagtaagaacaaaagaaaagatgatagggagaaaaagagaattgAGTCCTTCAAAGGATCCCAAGAGTGCATGTGAAATTCTTGATTTCTACATTTCTCAGGAAACAAAAGGATCCTGCCAGCCAGCCCAGCGATTTCCAACTCGACCACCACCCCCATCAATAGCTGATGCAATTTTCCAAGTCTCTAGGCACTTCTTATTTCACATCCttgctaaaaataaatatcagtgaTAACGGACCATTTTTGCTGGAAAATTAACAGGGATAAAGATATTCTATTTTTGAATATGAATGGGGAATGGGTGAGGTAGATGATTCAGTAGGAGATGGGAAGGGACATTTCGCCTGTGAGGTTTGAAGTTAGATGCTGGCACCAGTACCTCCCATCAGTACCCAAGGGAATAGTGTCATTTTTAGGAATCTGACACAAACATCTGTGAAGACCCTGCTGAAATAGTCGTCTTTGACAATAAGCCACTGCTTTTCAGTCATGAGATTCCCTGCAGATTCATTATCCAGAACAGGATTCGGCGGCTTAGGAACCCCTGGGAACTATGGATACCGTAACTACCCCTGTTACTGCACATAGGACATAATAACATAACATAATGTAATGTTACTTCATATCACATAGTctgagaagaatgaaaaaaaaaaaagaaaaaagcaaattaccTCGTGGGTCTGATTGTTACAAGCAGTTTACATGGAGTAGCTTGAAGAAAGGACAGACTGGCAGGACTGTAAGATTCCTGGTAGTGATGCCTAGGATCAGCCCTGTGGATTATTTCTAACTAATGCTAACCCTGATGCTCATAGGTAGACCAGAGGACACAGGTAAGCACCCACCATGGAGCTGTGGCTAAGCAAACTGGCAATGTGGGTAACTTACCCTCCAGTTATACGCTTGCAGCATCTCTTCCCCTCAGAAATATGCTTACGATTTATTTCAAGAGCAGATCTGAGTAATCAGTGGTACAGATTATCTGTTAGACTCTTGCAGGGATGTGCTAGACGTGGAGAAAAATACCATGCTCCGATTCACAGTGTTTAGAAAAGCATCACTCCGATAATTAGACTTTTATTCTGTGAGACGTGCAGCCAGTCCCTGCCCTGGATGCAATGTATTGAGGGTGCATCGTAGGAACCCCCCGGCTGAACAGGGTGAAGTCAGTCTTGGGGTGGATGCTCATGTCTGTTACAGTGCAGAGAAGGGTAACTATTACTAAACTGCCAATAAATTCCTGGGATTGGGAGACAAAATTTCCAGGTGTGgcaattccttttccatctcttcaaCACTTCTGCTGTTTCATTATCACTGCATTTTTTAACTACTGAACTTTTGGTATCAAGTGAGATTGACCAAATATCCCAGCCGTTCCTAGTGCTATTAGCATAAtttcataaaacacttttttttttacatgtccTTGAGCCTTGAAAGAACAACATTGTCATCACATCCTCAAAAATCTCTGTTCTACCAGCGAGGGAAGAAAGAGGCTTATTACTGGTGCTGTCTGAATAAATCAAGTATAATAAATATTTGGGTTATAGGAAAGAACAGATTCTAAAATCGATGTTCTCGATTTACACTTTGATTTAAAATTCCTCCATTTACCCTGAGCTAGGGTCTCCTCAGCCGATTTTTGCATTTAAGAATATTGGCAGTTGAATATCAGTTAGTAGCcttaaaataatttgataaaaTGCCAGACATCATCAAAATTAGACAGGCAAAGCGATGTTAGGCAAATTGAATTCAGCAGAAAACCGTAGTGTGTTATCATATGGAAGGGGGTGGATCAGGCTCAGTATGATTATGCTTGTGTATAGGTAAAGTTCATTTTAACAATATTACGTTAGTTTTCTGTGGCCTTCTCCTGAATGCTTTCCACCACACTTCATTTTAAGTGATGTCCATGGTGAAAGaatttaaatttctctttctaaACACTTAAAATTCATTTCTCTGCTGCACTTTTGTTATTcttcagaaagcttttgaaaagtaAGCAAGTGACACTAACAGGTACTATCAATCATAAGCAGCAGAATGCTCTGCTAACTCTAGTAAGAGGAAGTTTTATTTATCAATAAAAAATATATGGCATCCCAAATCAGTGGTTGCTAGGTTATGCCTTTTGCGTTACTTTATTCATTAGATTTGGCAACTGTGTTCTTTAGACATGAGTGACGTAAAGTGACAAGGAGACAGACAAATCAAATGAGATGAAAACTCAAATATGAATGTAGTGGAACAtacaaagataatatttttaaggcTTTGTGAAAAATGTTTCGCATAAAAGGAAACTGGCAAAACTTGTCTCACTGCCAGTTTTACAACTGCTGAAACAAATCTTTGAGGTTTTTCTATAAAGTGAAGCCTTTGAAATATTTCCTCCTATGTTTTAGGGGAATTTGTGAGGTTTTGATTGTCCCACTAAAGCTCTGAAGCACTTTGCCTGGTTATTATTGCCTTTCCCTGATGTTCCACTGGTAGACATATAATAAATTTCCGTGCTTTTGTTACCAACTTATCACAACATGTTTATAGAGAGTAGTTTCAGAACAGTGAGAACAAAACCAACAGCCTCATATAGAGTCCAGACAGCAGATTGAACTGGGGACCTATATACTCTATGTAGGGAAAGGAATTaatatactggggaaaaaaagaaaataaaaaactccaaccatttttaattttccaataCTTCAGAAACTAGGAAGTTTTACGTACCACTATGCCGTTTCATGGTAAGAAATTTACTGTGGGTTGTATTTCTTCCTGAGATTAGCCCACGTTCACAGGGACAGAGGCAGGTGCTGGGCTGGAGCCACTCAGCCGAGACCTGGTGCTGGTCCTCATAGGGACTTCAAACACACTGGAGCTGTAGCTCAGTGGGACCAAGAGGAGGGTTtcgctggggctgctgcttctggcATCTCACGTTTATCTAGAATAAGTCATTTGTCATCTTAACTAGTGATTTGACTGAATCAGGTCAAGAATCCAGAACAAAAGATTTCTGGGTGCGAGGTAAAAACCGAAGGAGTATAAAAGAAGCATGAGAGACgtttctaaaaatacaaaaagatatATGAAAAGTCTTCCTTTCCCATGTTGtggaaaagcaaagctttaaTTTTGACCCAAAAGGGCACATGCATTCTCACACTCTCTCTCTTTCACGGGAATCATTTCTGAGCCATGAAAAAAATGGTGGAAATCATAGTCATGaacaaaaaaaaggtgaaattttaGGAAACTTACTCCTATATCTCCACCTTCACTTTTGGTTTTTGGGTTCTTAAAAGTGACTCATCATCTTTCCAGGGTCCATACATATTGTTATATTCAGAAGCAGTAATGGAAACATCTTCTTCAGAATCTATTTGG
The sequence above is a segment of the Calonectris borealis chromosome 9, bCalBor7.hap1.2, whole genome shotgun sequence genome. Coding sequences within it:
- the BCHE gene encoding cholinesterase; amino-acid sequence: MIWTNGTSLYTRFLMWLLLLYTFIRKVTPEDNIITTKKGRVRGMNLQVLGGTVTAFLGIPYGQPPIGRLRFQKPEPREKWSDVWDATKHANSCYQLIDTTYPGFAGSEMWNPKTNLSEDCLYLNVWIPSPKPKNATVMVWIYGGGFEAGSTSLPVYDGKFLARVERVVVVSMNYRTGALGFLALPGNQEAPGNAGLFDQRLALQWVQENIAAFGGNPKSVTIFGESAGSASVSYHILSPKSHPLFTRAIMQSGSANAPWAAITASEARNRTVTLAKQLQCPTGNETELILCLRDKDPKDILENEVFVVTYNSLLQIYFCPTVDGDFLSDMPERLIENGLFKQTQILVGVNKDEGSAFLAYGVPGFSKDSDGLINKTEFEAALTLSFPEASKLAIESIIFQYTDWENEHKPEHYCDAMDDVIGDYNIICPAMEFTKKFAQQGHNAFFYFFEHRSSKLPWPEWMGVMHGYEIEFVFGLPLERRVNYTKAEEILSRSMLRYWATFAKTGTPNGTLINGTRWPVFTSTEQKYLTLNTNISEVLTKLRAQQCRFWKFFFPKVLEMTGNIDEAEREWKAGFHRWNNYMSDWKNQFNDYTSKKERCAGSN